In Drechmeria coniospora strain ARSEF 6962 chromosome 03, whole genome shotgun sequence, the DNA window CAGCGTGCCGAGCCTGCGAATCATGACCAAGAGCGCCCGAGGCGAGGACACTACCGAGGACCGCGAGGAGCTGCACGGCCTTACGCCTGCCCATAAGCTCAACAAGGCAACGGTGAGCCAGCCGTTCCTCCTCTCGCCTGTCCACCACCGTGACGTGCTTGACGATGCTGACCAATCCTGTCTTGTCTGTAGGTGTTAAGCAAAGCGACCGAGTACATTCGCCACCTTGAGAAGCGAAACGGTCGCCTGTATGACGAGAATCAAGCCATGAGGGAGAGGATTGCGGCCTTCGAGAAACTCTTCATGGCTGGCGCCATGAACGGCTCCATCAGCCCGATGCAACACCCTCTAACACCCAACCAATTTCCACAGGAAGCCCGCCACCAATTCCCCAACCCGCCCCTGGGCAGACCACACGACGGGGGCCCGAACCCTGCCGGCATGATCAACGTCCCGGAGGACATGAAGCGCATTATATCGGCTCagatggccgtcggccagcCGTACCCAGTGCCCCAACAGGATTACCGCGGAAATCCGGCCGTGGTCCGTCAGCAGCAGAtacagcagcagcagcagcagcagcagcagcagcagatggCGCAGAATGGTTGGGCCAACAACGTCAACCCTTACTTCGGCAAGCTCATGGTCGGCTCTCTTGCCGGCCTCATGATTCTGGAAGCCGTGCGGGAAACCGAAATGAGCAACGAGAATCCTCAGGGTCGAGGACTTTTCGCCTTGCCGGCCCAGCTGCTTGGGAAGGTCTCGTCCGCTCTCGATCTCCATCTCATGGGCTACCGCATCCATACCTCCCTCAAgatcctcgtcttcctcggcgccgttcTCTGGGTCGTCGTGCCATCTCTATTCGCACCGCCGAGCGATAACATCAAGAAGAAGCAAGTCGCCAACTTGGGGCGCGCTCCGTCACCAGCGTCATCCATCCACGTGCGTCGTCAGGCATGGCTCACGGCCATCCAGACAGTGTGGGTACCTCGGCACAACTTCTtcctcgaggctgccgcgCTTGTTCTCAAGACGATGAAGCTGAGCCTGCGCAACTGGATCGGTGTCCATGGCTACCAGATGCTGACGGGTTTGACCGAAGAGCAAGAGACGGCCAGGGTCAAGGCGTGGTCGATTGCACTCGACTCGCAGCTTGCCGGTGGCGATGTGGATGTCTGCCGGAGTCGCCTCATCCTGACGTTGCTCGCATCAGGCACGCTTCCAGACACCCCCTCTCGCCTGATGCTCAAGGCGCTCCATATCCGCATCCTCCTGTGGGACCTGTGCCGCGGCAGCCAGTTCGGTCTTTGCAATGTCATGGCCGCCAAGCTTGCCAGGAAGCGATGGAACAAGGCTCGGCAGCTGAATCGATCGCTCGTCCAGCTTCGCAGCGATTCTTCGACCCCCCACGAGAATGAGCTGCCGGAGCATCTTgtggccctcgtcgagcaggatTGCGACGACGTGCTCAACGTTTCCGTCGTCCAGCGCGCCCACAATCTGGCCTTCAATGGGGCCACCGCCCAAGATGTGGAGCGCATCGATAGCATGGATGCCGTGGTGGAGGACACGTCCATCGGTTCGCCTCTGGATGCCGTCGCGGCCTGGTATTCATGCGAAGCGTTGCATCATGTCTTGACGGCCACTCTTGAAGGTGAATTCGAGGAGGCAAAGGACAGAGCAGCCGAGGTTGAAGTCGCCGTCAGGGTCGCGCCCATCGGCTCCTCCGCTCATATGCGCGCCGTGCTGGCTAAAGCCGTTCTGGTGGACGAGGGTCGGCTCGAAAGCATTCGCGTCGCTCGCCACGCCATACAAACAGACCGCATCGGTACCGTCCTGAGCAACTCGGAAGTCATCACTGGGCCGTATTCTCATTCCTCCTCCTACTGGGATCTCCACCTCTCTCTGAACTGCGCCAAAGCGATTGCCTGCCTCAGCAGGAACACGGATCCGGGTGTGGCGGATGCCAGAGCTCTCCAATTCATCAGGGCCTTCCCGAAGccggagtacatgtccaACATGACGCTCCTGGGATTTACCGCTAGCATGGAGTTGATTAGGGAGATAATGGGCTGCGAGGATGTGAAGGAGCAGTACGAAATGGCGTTGAGCAAATTGCTCAACAACCTCAGGCTGTGGATGGGCAGACCCAGCACGAGCCGATGTGGAGTCAGCTCGGAACTTCGGAACAAGATGATTGAGGAGTGCTTGACATCGGCCAAGGCCCTGGCCGGCCCCGAACACGACGATACTGGATATGGCAGCTTGAGCGAGGCTGAGATGAATGCTT includes these proteins:
- a CDS encoding dihydrodipicolinate synthase; amino-acid sequence: MAENHSPGQYGLDEPVYGFMADNIPTISDTNSDLSNSAIDPANQPYYASSSNWDFQATPPFESFDIAASTAAPPIQPGSSMVTPWPLPTYHSEAPAQPPASQPASSPSFDGLPKLEVNQRAAAYESSSANTSQNSLPMTAKPQVRAVTAISHEELRNIAMPPHLQYSSPKSASSPESAKAGTGSSPELTGSSAKRDSRKRKMSDELDDDDEVDDEDKPIKKTAHNMIEKRYRTNINDKIAALRDSVPSLRIMTKSARGEDTTEDREELHGLTPAHKLNKATVLSKATEYIRHLEKRNGRLYDENQAMRERIAAFEKLFMAGAMNGSISPMQHPLTPNQFPQEARHQFPNPPLGRPHDGGPNPAGMINVPEDMKRIISAQMAVGQPYPVPQQDYRGNPAVVRQQQIQQQQQQQQQQQMAQNGWANNVNPYFGKLMVGSLAGLMILEAVRETEMSNENPQGRGLFALPAQLLGKVSSALDLHLMGYRIHTSLKILVFLGAVLWVVVPSLFAPPSDNIKKKQVANLGRAPSPASSIHVRRQAWLTAIQTVWVPRHNFFLEAAALVLKTMKLSLRNWIGVHGYQMLTGLTEEQETARVKAWSIALDSQLAGGDVDVCRSRLILTLLASGTLPDTPSRLMLKALHIRILLWDLCRGSQFGLCNVMAAKLARKRWNKARQLNRSLVQLRSDSSTPHENELPEHLVALVEQDCDDVLNVSVVQRAHNLAFNGATAQDVERIDSMDAVVEDTSIGSPLDAVAAWYSCEALHHVLTATLEGEFEEAKDRAAEVEVAVRVAPIGSSAHMRAVLAKAVLVDEGRLESIRVARHAIQTDRIGTVLSNSEVITGPYSHSSSYWDLHLSLNCAKAIACLSRNTDPGVADARALQFIRAFPKPEYMSNMTLLGFTASMELIREIMGCEDVKEQYEMALSKLLNNLRLWMGRPSTSRCGVSSELRNKMIEECLTSAKALAGPEHDDTGYGSLSEAEMNA